The following DNA comes from Chloroflexota bacterium.
GCTGGTTTCGTTGATCAGGCGGTTTGTCTGTTTTTGGGTGTCTGGTGTGCTCAAGATAGGCTCCATGGAAACGGGAAGTGGGGATTTTGAGTACGAACTTCATCAAAATATATCGTATTATAGCATAGGAAAGGTATTTGGTGGCGTTGCCCTCTGGTATGAACAATCGACTATTCACCGATTCACAATTGACAGTCAGCTGAATCCTGCCTTGTGAGAAAACGGTCAATTGTGGCACGAGAACTTGCCCTCTGTTGCATGCTGTGGCAAACTGACTCTTGCGGAAATTTCTTTCGGACTATCTGTATTGACCACCGGTGAACGCAGAGAGGCACTGGTTTGCGTTCCATTTCGAGCCCGCCAGAGAAAACGCAAACTCAGTGGCGGGAAAGGCTTTCCGAAAACCATCCCCATTCATCAAGGAGTGCTGCGATGACCATCAATCTGACCATTTGGAACGAGTTTCTTCACGAAAACGAGGCCCCGGCCGCTGGCAACATCTATCCAGATGGCATTCACGAGGCAATTGCGGCTCATATGCGCCAACAGTCCACTATCAGCGTTCGTACGGCGACCCTTGAGGAAGCAGAACATGGCCTTCCTGACGCTGTTCTAAACGACACCGATGTTCTGATCTGGTGGGGCCATCGAGCGCACGACCGAGTAGCGGACGAGGTCGTCGACCGGGTCCACCAGCGGGTGCTGCAAGGGATGGGCTTGATCGTGCTGCATTCCGGTCATTATTCCAAGATATTCAAACGCCTTATGGGCACCAGTTGCGGCCTGTGCTGGCGAGAGATCGGTGAGAAGGAACGGCTCTGGGTGGTCAATTCCTATCATCCCATCACCGCAGGTCTCAATCGTTACATCGAATTGCCCCAGACTGAGATGTATGGCGAGGAGTTCGATATTCCCGAGCCCGATGAACTGATCTTTATCAGCTGGTTCGAGGGTGGCGAAGTCTTTCGCAGTGGCGCTACCTGGCACCGCGGCCGGGGGCGCGTCTTCTACTTCCGGCCCGGCCATGAGACCTTTCCGATCTATTACGATGAGTCTGTGTTACAGGTGTTGACCAATGCCGTGCACTGGGCCAGGTTCCAGGGCACCACCCGGACCAGGGGGGTCGGTGAAGCACCGAATATGCGCGAGCCGATCGAGCCACTGGCGCGGTAATGGACCGGTCAAAAAAGATCGGCGGAAATCTGCGGTGAAATCAGAAACAATCACAACCGCAGACCTGTCCTGAGCGATGTCCCGAGCTTGTCGAGGGGCGCAGCCGAAGGGTACTCGCTGATCAGACATCAGAGAAGAACGGCGACCATCTGCACAGTTTTGAGGAAAGGACGGGAGCGAGGCAACATGCGCGGCAAAGAGTTAGTTTTTCCCGAACCATTTCGGGCAGAGTGGCAGGATGTGCCGGTTGGGGAGCCAGGTCCTGGCCAGGTGCTGATCCATACCCGTAAGACTTTGATCAGTACCGGCACCGAGCTGACAGCCTATACGGGTGATTTCCCCGCCGACTCTGGCTGGTCCAGGTATATCTCCTATCCCTGGCGACTGGCTGGCTATTCCAACGTCGGTAACATCGTTGCCTTGGGTCCCGATGTTCAGGATCTGGCCATTGGGGATCGGGTGGCCAACTGGGGCCATCATGCCGAATACAACATACAATCCCTGGCGGGGCGCTATAGTGGCGTGCAAATCGTGCCTGAAGATGTGAGCGATGACCAGGCGGCCTTTTGGCAACTGGGAAAGACGGTGATGAACGGTGTGCGTCTGGCGCGCATTGCCCTCGGCGAGGCGGTAGTGACCGTGGGGGCCGGTATTCTGGGACAGCTTGCCATCCAATACATCCATTTGAGCGGTGCTTTCCCCCTCATCGCCGTCGATCTGTCGGAACGACGCCTCGAGTTGGCGGCCGACAGTGGCGCAACGTATACCTTGCCTGGTGACCGGCAGGATCTAATCGACGAACTCCGCCGAATAACCCACGGTCGCATGGCTGATGTCGTCTTTGAAATTACCGGCAATCAGCAGGTGATCCCCATAGCCTTGCGCATGGCCCGGCCCCAGGGGCGGATTATTATCCTGGGATCACCCAGAGGGCCGGTTGAGATCGATTTCCATAACGAGGTGCATTCGTTGGGACTGCAGGTCATCGGCGCCCATGTGTCAACGCATCCCGATACCGCGACGCCCTGCAATCCCTGGACAGCGCAGAGAAATGGGGAACTCTTTTTTGACCTGGTACAGGCAGGTCGCCTTCAGGTGGATGGTCTGATCTCCCACCGTTTTTCGTGGCAGGAGGCACCCTCCGCCTATACGATGTTGGCCGAGGATCGAACCCAAGCGATGGGTGTGGTGCTGGAGGGATGGCAGGATTGATCTAAGGTTATGTAAACTTTTTTGCCGTGGTCGGTGGAGGCGGGATCGAGCGCTGTCATCCCGGCGCCGGTTTGCAGTGATTCCCTCCCTCGTCGACGCCCCACCGAAACCTTAAAAGCGAACATGTGTTCTTGAATTAAACAATCCTGAACCTTAAAAAGGCTTAGCTGAGAATGTCATCATGTCACAGGGTCCCGGAGCGAAGCGGAGTGGATGAATTCCGCATCTTGACATCTCGACATATTGACATCAGAATGTCACGAAGTCCTGTAGCGGAGTGCAATTGACAATCAGCAGGGCTCTTTGAAGTCGTACAGGCCATCGTGAACTGCCCAGCGGGCATGGCAGCCCGTGCAGTCCAGCGATTGGTCTCCTTCCGCCAGGGCGCCATGGCATTGGGGACAGACGAAGAGTGTTTCCGGCAGCGTGGCTGGTGATTGTCCGGGTACAGCGCACTGCACGAACACCGAAGGAGTCAGCTTCCATCGGGCGCCGATTTCCTGCACGGCTCCGTCGGCAGCCGCCAGATAACGGGCTGGCACCAGTTTTTTCAGCGCGGGCAGGCGAAAATGGGAGACCGCCAACTCCTTTTCGACCAAAAAACCGGCGTTTTGCAGTTGCTGGGTCATCCACGAGGGGTGAAAATCGAAGTTGAGGTGCACAAATTCAAAGGGTTGCTGATCAAAGGGATTCCAGCTTTGCCGGCGCGCCAGGTAGCGGGCAATTGATTTCAAGTGGCGCTTGCTGGCGAATTCGGCGACGAAGTGTCCACCGGGAGCAATGGTGTGGCGAATTTGGGCCAGGGCGGCGGGGACATCGGCCAGATGATGCATGACCCGTATCATGACCGCTGCGTCCACACTTGCGGGTCGCAGCGGCAGGCTATAAAGGTTGGCAGCAACGTAGATGTAACGTTGGCCGATTCCGAGCCTGGACTGCGCTTCCCGAAGCAAGGAACGGGAATAGTCGAGCAAAATCACCTGGTCGAAGGCGCTATAGAGGTCCACCATGCGACCGAAGCCGGCGCCGAATTCAATCAAACGCCTGCCCGAGGCGGGTAAAAGCTTGCGCAGAGCGATTCTCTCGGCCAGATCCTCGTACTGGCGCTCCTCGCCCCCCCAGAAGCGCTCCTGGTAGTCGGAACCCTCGTAATCCATCACCGCCGCTTCGTTTCGCGGCTCATCTTGTGCGTATTTGTTCTGGTTGAGTGAATTCATGTTTCACGTGAAACACGTTTATGGTAAATTGATAATGTCCAAACTGATCGCCCACGGCGACGCAATGGCCGATGGCTTGTACCGCCATCGCCAGGTCGGGAGAGATTATACCATCGAATGGGTTTAGCTCACAACGATTCTTTTCACTGCCTTGCCAACAGCCCAGTGGGTGGGGTAGAATAGCAGGGGCCCTCTTTTCACAGGTGTTGCCCATTATCCTGCTCTGTGAGATCCTTTCTATGGAATCAATCCAGTCCTTTGCCCGCAAGGTTAGCGAAAACGTTGAACGAGTCATCGTGGGAAAGCAGGATGTCATCGAGTTGTTATTGGTGGCACTGTTCTGTGATGGTCACGTCTTGTTGGAGGATGTGCCCGGTGTGGGAAAAACCATGCTGGCCCGTGCGCTGGCTGCAAGTCTGGGAATCACCTTCAAACGCTTGCAGTGCACGCCTGACCTGTTGCCCAACGACGTCACTGGTGTTTCGGTTTTCAACCAGCAGACCCGTCAGTTTGAATTCATGGAGGGCCCGACATTCGCCAATGTTCTTTTGGCGGACGAGATCAACAGGGCCACACCCCGAACCCAATCGGCCCTCCTCGAGGCCATGGGAGAGCGCCAGGTGACTGTGGATGGTGTGACACGGCCACTGGCGCGCCCCTTTTTGGTGCTTGCTACCCAGAATCCGGTGGAATACGAGGGCACATTTCCGCTGCCGGAGGCGCAGCTCGACCGTTTTTTGCTTAAATTGAGCCTGGGTTATCTGGATGCGGCCGGCGAAAACGAGCTGTTGCTTCACCTTCGACGCCATCATCCCATCGAAACCGTGGGGGCAGTGGTGGATGGCGGGGAAATCCCTGAGTTGGCTGAACAGGTGTGGGACGTTCATGTCGATGACACGGTACGTGACTATATCGTGCGCCTGGTACAGGCGACCAGGGGACATCCGGACCTGCTGCTGGGTGCCAGTCCGCGGGGATCCCTGGCGCTTTATAAGACCGGCCAGGCTCTGGCGGCGTTGCAGAATCGTAACTACGTGCTGCCCGACGACGTTAAGCGGCTGGCGCCGCTTACTCTGGCCCATCGCTGTATTGTGCATCCGGAAAGTGCGCTGCGCGGTCGCACCGCGGAGGGGGTTATCGGGGAACTTCTTGATAAGGTCGCGCTCAACCTTGGCGATGATGCGGGTGGGTAGCTGTGAGCGCGCTGCCATTCCTGATTCTGTTGCTACTTGTCCTGGCTGTTTTGATGCGCCTGGATTTTGTCTATTATCTCATCTATGTGTGTGGGGGTATCTGGCTTCTCTCGCGATGGGCCACGCCTCGCAGCCTGTCGGCATTGCGCGTGGGTCGCAAGTTTGTGGACCATGCCTTTCTGGGAGAAACCATTCCGGTGAGCCTGGAATTGGTCAATTCAACCTGGCTGCCCATGCCCTGGGTACGTGTCAACGAGACTCTGCCACTGGACCTGTCGGCATCCCGGCAGATCCGCAGGGTGTTCACCTTGCGACCGCGCGAGCACACCAGCATTCATTATGACCTTCATTGCTCTCGCCGGGGCTTTTACCCGATTGGACCAATGCAATTGACCAGCGGGGATTTGTTTGGCTTTTCAGATGTCAGGGCGCGGGATGAAGGCCAGCAGTTTCTGACCGTCTATCCCCGCATTATTCCATTGGCGAATCTGGCAGTGCCCTCCCGGCTGCCATTCGGCACCCTTTCCAGCACCCGCCGGATGTTCGAGGATCCGGCGCGCCCGCGCGGTGTGCGGGAATACCAATCGGGGGATTCCCTTCGACGCATCAACTGGAAGGCCAGCGCCCATGCTGAGAATCTGCTGGTGAAACAGTTTTCACCGGCCATTTCTCTGGAGAGTATGGTGTTCCTGAACCTTAACGCCGCCGAATACAGCCGGCAACGCCGCTATGGCGCAAGCGAGTGGGCGATCGTCGTGGCCGCATCGGTGGCGAGCTATCTTGAGCGAGCCAGGCAATCGGTGGGCCTGGCAACCAATGGCAGCGATCCGCTGATAACGCTTGGCATGCAAACCGTTGCCAACAGCCTGGACCTGGCAGAATCGGTCAGCCCCGCGGCCATCCCCGCCAGGCCAGGGCGGCAACACTTGATGAAAGTATTGGAGATCCTGGCCAGGGTTGAGGTTATGGAAAGTAAGCAACCCTTCGCTGTCTGGGCCCAGCGAGCCGCCATTCCCTTGTCCTGGGGTACCACCGTTATCGCCATCACCCCAAACGCCGATGAGGCTGCCTGCCGGGGATTGCACGCTCTGGTTCGGGCTGGTCTGAACGTGGTCATGTTAGCTGTTGAACCCTACGGGCAATTTGGCCTGATTCGTGAGCGGGCTCGCCGCCTGGGTTTCGTGGCCTGTCGGGTGGCAACAGAGCAGGATTTGGAGACCCTCCAGGTAATCGGTGGGCCATCCTCTTTCCGGAGGATGGGGCGATGACCACTGACGCTGTGGAAATCCAGCCCGGCGAGAAAATGGAACCCGGTATCCAGGATCCCAACTGGCAAAGCCTGATCGTCAGACCACTGCTTATCGCTGTTATGACAACTTGCCTGGTGGCGGGACCTGTGGCAGTCGCCCAGGTGGTCTCGTCGGACTATCGTTATCAAGTGGTTATGCCACTGGCCCTGCTGGCTTCCCTGATTGGAGTTTACATAACACACTGGTTGGTCCTGCCCGATCAACGTCTGACTCAAAAAACTGCCTTCCGCGGAGCGGAGTTGCTCATTCTTCTGGTGGCCCTGCGTTTGATCACATGGATAATCGGCGGGGATTTTCCCGATTTGCAGGATGTGCGAGGCTGGATTCTTCAGCCATTAAGCTTCTTCGATATGTTTTTTGTCGTTTCTGCATTGCTGGTGGCATTCGCTTGGCATCGAGCCACGGTGATTGCCACCATCTTTCAGAGGTTAGGGTTAAATGAGTCGGAGGTGGCCTGGTTGCAGGAGAAACGTTCAGGAGGGGGTTGGCGTCGGGCCTTTCCGTTGGAGCGGGCCCGTACCTCGCGTCCCGAGTTAGTGGAGAGTTTTGTCAATCAGTGGTTGGCCGGCGGCATGATCCTTGTGATCTGTATTGGCCTGACCCAGGTGAGGACGGGAGGCAGATTGGGTTTTCACTTGCTGAATCAGGGAATTTCTCCCCAATTGGTATTGGCCGCCGTCGCCTATTTCCTCATTGGTTTGGTGCTGGCAAGTCATGCGCGATTGGCGATGCTACGGGCCCAATGGCTTTTTGACGGGGTGGATACGACTGAATCCCTGCCTGCGCGCTGGCAACGTTACAGTATGTTTATCATTCTGGCTGTTGGGCTGGTGGCGGCTTTTCTTCCTCTTGGGTCGACCTGGCGGGCCGGTCATATACTCAACCTAATCGTGGCTGCGATCACTCAGATCGTGATGTTGGTTGTTTTTCTCTTCTTTGCCCTGTTCGCTGCGCTGCTGGCGCTGTTCGGCGTCGCGATGGAGACCCCGGAGATCGCCAAGAATCCTCCCGCTCTTATGCCAGACGATCTTGCCGAACCCCAGATCGTCGAGGGACTACCCGCCTGGCTGGGAGGAGCGGGTTTTTGGCTGGTGGCCGTGATCCTCGTGCTCGTGGCGCTCTGGTTCATCCTGGGAAAACAGGGAATCAACTTGACCCGGGAGAGTCTGGGGCGGGCATGGGACCGGCTGATGGCGAGGATCAAGGACTGGTGGTTCGGTGTGCGCCATTTGGTAAACAGTATTCAAATTGGACCTCGCAAGGGGGACGAGGGAATAGAGGGTGCGACAGCAGGGAGAAGGCCGTGGCGCTTTATCCGGGTCGGAGGACTGCCCGCTCGTGAAAAGATTCGCTATTTTTACCTCAGTACCGTCAGGCGAGCGGGAGAACGAGGGGTGAGCAGACAGCCCAGCCAGACTCCCCTTGAATTCATTCAAGATATGGAAGCTGCCTGGCCTGATGCGGAAATCGACCTTGATTCCCTGACGGAGGCTTTTGTGGCTGCTCGCTATGATGCAACACCGATCACCCCTGGGGAGGCCAGGGAAGTTCAAACAGTTTGGCAGCGCATCAAGAAGGCCCTGCGAGCTGGAACGGTGGAGGCACTCAAGGAATCGGAGGGTGGTGAGTAATGGCGCTAACTCTTTCCCCCGGGCAAAGAGACCTGGTGACCCTTGCGGCAGCGAATAAGGTGCTTCTTCAGGGGCCGGCCGGTACCGGCAAGACTACCGCAGGCGTCCACCGGCTGATTGACCTGCTCAGGTCGGGTGAAACAAGCAGTTCTGTTCTGGTTATGGTGCCTCAGCGAACGCTGGCCGTGCCCTATTCCGATGCGTTACGCAGCCCGGTCGGGCGCCCGGGCGGGATTCCCACCATCGTTACCGCTGGTGGCCTGGCCCGGCGTATGGTCGAGTTATTCTGGCCACTGGTCGCCGAGCAGGCCGGGTTTTCTCAGCCGGATCAACCGCCCACGTTTCTGACCCTGGAAACAGCCCAGTATTTCATGGCTCGATTGGTACGGCCTCTGTTGGCGGAAGGATACTTCGAGTCTATTTCGATCCAGCCCAACCGCCTTTATAGCCAGGTTATCGACAATCTCAACAAGGCAGCGGTAGTTGGTTTCCCTTATTCTGAGATCGGGCAACGATTGAGATCGGCCTGGATGGGTGAACCCGGGCAAGCGCGCGTCTACGCCGATGCTCAACAGTGCGCGAACCTTTTCCGGGAGTACTGTCTGGCCCACAACCTGTTGGATTTCTCCTTGCAGGTGGAGGTGTTTCGGCAATACCTGTGGCCCAATCAGGTGTGTCGCGATCATTTGAAGAGCACCTTTCGCCATATCATTGCCGACAATATTGAGGAGGATACGCCCTTCGCGCACGATTTACTGCGTGACTGGCTGCCCGATCTCAAGTCCGCCCTTTTGATCTATGACGAGGATGGCGGGTATCGCCAGTTTCTGGGTGCCGATCCTCAGCATGCCTACACCTTAAAAGACCTGTGTGATCGCCGCGAGCGATTTGATCAATCCTGGGTCACATCGACACCTCTGCAAGCCCTGGGTGATCAGTTAAGCTATACCTTAAGCCGCTCACAGGATCTGCCGCCAGACGCCGTGGCCCCCGAAACGATTCGGGACACCCTGGTCTATGATTCCCAGCTTCATCGATACTATCCCGAGATGCTGGATTGGGTCGCCGAGCAGATTGCAGGCCTGGTAGCCAGTGGCGTTTCGCCTGGCGAAATCGTCGTCATTATGCCTTTTCTGTCTGATGCCCTGCGCTACTCGCTGATGAACCGCCTGGGACGCTTCGGCGTTCCGGCTCGCTCCCATCGGCCGTCGCGTGCTCTGCGGGATGAGCCTGCGGCCCAGTGCCTGTTGACTCTTGCGGCCCTGGCCCATCCCCACTGGGGATTTTGCCCCAGCAAGTATGATGTGGCCTACGCGCTGGTGCAGGCCATCGACGAGCTGGATTTGGTGCGGGCTCAACTATTGGCTGACATCGTTTACCGGCCCCGGGGCGGCAGACCAGCATTATCCTCCTTTGAGCAGATCAATCCGGAGATGCACGAGCGGATCACCTATCTTCTTGGAGGGCGCTATGATGCACTGCGGGTCTGGTTGACCGACTATCAACAAGGGGAAGAGGTGCCGTTGGATCATTTTCTGAGCCGTCTGTTCGGTGAGTTGCTGTCGCAGCCAGGATATGGGTTTCATCGGGATTACGACGCAGCCCGGGTTGCCGCCAACCTGGTGGAATCGGTGCAGAAGTTCCGTCGCTCGATCGGCGATGAGGTAGGCCAGGGTCTGGGCCAGGAGTACCTGGAGATGGTCCGGGATGGTGTATTGGCGGCTCAGTATATCCGAAACTGGCAAGAGGCTGACGACGACAGTGTACTCCTGGCCCCTGCACACACATTTCTGATGAGCAACCGGCCCGTAGACTACCAGTTCTGGCTCGATCTGGGCAGTGGCGGTTGGCACGAGCGTCTCTATCAGCCATTGACCCAACCCTACGTGCTCAGCCGGCATTGGAACCCCTCGCGGACCTGGACGGACGCCGACGAGTTCGAGACCGGTCAGGAACGATTGAATCGCCTGGTTTTGGGCCTGATTGGGCGCTGCCGAAAACAGATCTACCTGGGTTTCAGCGAGCTGGGCGAGCGGGGCTTCGAGCATCGCGGTCCCCTGCTAGGGGCCATCAACCAGGTGCTGTACCGCCTGTCTCGGCAGGAGCAAGTCGAATGAGGTGTGCACCAGGGTGGCCGCCCTGCTTTTCGGCCCCCATCCAAGACATCGATGTTTGGAATTGTTCAAATAAATGACCTGGGTCATATTTAATCTAAGATCATGTTCAAACCTCGCGTAAAACAACAGGAAGTTCTCGACTACACCGGCGGAAAAATGGGCGTGGCCGCCGTGCCCGGTAGCGGCAAGACGGAAACGCTGGCTCGTCTGGCTGCCAAGATCATCACCAGTGGCTGGTTGGACAGCTATCAGGAGGTGTTGGTTGTCACGCTGGTCAACTCGGCTGTCGACAACTTCTACCGCAGGGTGAGTGGCCTGGTAAAGCAGCGCGGTATGTTGCCCCATGTAGGGTACCGGGTCCGGACTCTTCACGGGCTCTCCCATGAAATCGTGCGGGAGCGCCCTGCTCTGCTCGGCCTTGATTCTGAATTTTCCATTCTTGATGAGCGGGTGGCTACAGAGATTCGACAGGATGCCGCGAAAGCGTGGCTGCGCAGCCATCCGGACGCCTTGGACGGCTATTTAAGCCTGGATGTTGACGAGAACAAGCGGGATTGGATCCGGCGTACTCCCTTGCCGGCACTTATCGATGAAACCGCCCTGGCCTTCATACGC
Coding sequences within:
- a CDS encoding zinc-binding alcohol dehydrogenase, encoding MRGKELVFPEPFRAEWQDVPVGEPGPGQVLIHTRKTLISTGTELTAYTGDFPADSGWSRYISYPWRLAGYSNVGNIVALGPDVQDLAIGDRVANWGHHAEYNIQSLAGRYSGVQIVPEDVSDDQAAFWQLGKTVMNGVRLARIALGEAVVTVGAGILGQLAIQYIHLSGAFPLIAVDLSERRLELAADSGATYTLPGDRQDLIDELRRITHGRMADVVFEITGNQQVIPIALRMARPQGRIIILGSPRGPVEIDFHNEVHSLGLQVIGAHVSTHPDTATPCNPWTAQRNGELFFDLVQAGRLQVDGLISHRFSWQEAPSAYTMLAEDRTQAMGVVLEGWQD
- a CDS encoding DUF58 domain-containing protein — encoded protein: MSALPFLILLLLVLAVLMRLDFVYYLIYVCGGIWLLSRWATPRSLSALRVGRKFVDHAFLGETIPVSLELVNSTWLPMPWVRVNETLPLDLSASRQIRRVFTLRPREHTSIHYDLHCSRRGFYPIGPMQLTSGDLFGFSDVRARDEGQQFLTVYPRIIPLANLAVPSRLPFGTLSSTRRMFEDPARPRGVREYQSGDSLRRINWKASAHAENLLVKQFSPAISLESMVFLNLNAAEYSRQRRYGASEWAIVVAASVASYLERARQSVGLATNGSDPLITLGMQTVANSLDLAESVSPAAIPARPGRQHLMKVLEILARVEVMESKQPFAVWAQRAAIPLSWGTTVIAITPNADEAACRGLHALVRAGLNVVMLAVEPYGQFGLIRERARRLGFVACRVATEQDLETLQVIGGPSSFRRMGR
- a CDS encoding ThuA domain-containing protein; translation: MTINLTIWNEFLHENEAPAAGNIYPDGIHEAIAAHMRQQSTISVRTATLEEAEHGLPDAVLNDTDVLIWWGHRAHDRVADEVVDRVHQRVLQGMGLIVLHSGHYSKIFKRLMGTSCGLCWREIGEKERLWVVNSYHPITAGLNRYIELPQTEMYGEEFDIPEPDELIFISWFEGGEVFRSGATWHRGRGRVFYFRPGHETFPIYYDESVLQVLTNAVHWARFQGTTRTRGVGEAPNMREPIEPLAR
- a CDS encoding DUF4129 domain-containing protein — protein: MTTDAVEIQPGEKMEPGIQDPNWQSLIVRPLLIAVMTTCLVAGPVAVAQVVSSDYRYQVVMPLALLASLIGVYITHWLVLPDQRLTQKTAFRGAELLILLVALRLITWIIGGDFPDLQDVRGWILQPLSFFDMFFVVSALLVAFAWHRATVIATIFQRLGLNESEVAWLQEKRSGGGWRRAFPLERARTSRPELVESFVNQWLAGGMILVICIGLTQVRTGGRLGFHLLNQGISPQLVLAAVAYFLIGLVLASHARLAMLRAQWLFDGVDTTESLPARWQRYSMFIILAVGLVAAFLPLGSTWRAGHILNLIVAAITQIVMLVVFLFFALFAALLALFGVAMETPEIAKNPPALMPDDLAEPQIVEGLPAWLGGAGFWLVAVILVLVALWFILGKQGINLTRESLGRAWDRLMARIKDWWFGVRHLVNSIQIGPRKGDEGIEGATAGRRPWRFIRVGGLPAREKIRYFYLSTVRRAGERGVSRQPSQTPLEFIQDMEAAWPDAEIDLDSLTEAFVAARYDATPITPGEAREVQTVWQRIKKALRAGTVEALKESEGGE
- a CDS encoding class I SAM-dependent methyltransferase; translation: MNSLNQNKYAQDEPRNEAAVMDYEGSDYQERFWGGEERQYEDLAERIALRKLLPASGRRLIEFGAGFGRMVDLYSAFDQVILLDYSRSLLREAQSRLGIGQRYIYVAANLYSLPLRPASVDAAVMIRVMHHLADVPAALAQIRHTIAPGGHFVAEFASKRHLKSIARYLARRQSWNPFDQQPFEFVHLNFDFHPSWMTQQLQNAGFLVEKELAVSHFRLPALKKLVPARYLAAADGAVQEIGARWKLTPSVFVQCAVPGQSPATLPETLFVCPQCHGALAEGDQSLDCTGCHARWAVHDGLYDFKEPC
- a CDS encoding MoxR family ATPase, whose translation is MESIQSFARKVSENVERVIVGKQDVIELLLVALFCDGHVLLEDVPGVGKTMLARALAASLGITFKRLQCTPDLLPNDVTGVSVFNQQTRQFEFMEGPTFANVLLADEINRATPRTQSALLEAMGERQVTVDGVTRPLARPFLVLATQNPVEYEGTFPLPEAQLDRFLLKLSLGYLDAAGENELLLHLRRHHPIETVGAVVDGGEIPELAEQVWDVHVDDTVRDYIVRLVQATRGHPDLLLGASPRGSLALYKTGQALAALQNRNYVLPDDVKRLAPLTLAHRCIVHPESALRGRTAEGVIGELLDKVALNLGDDAGG